The following are from one region of the Thermoanaerobaculia bacterium genome:
- a CDS encoding Hsp20/alpha crystallin family protein, translating to MNGMTRWDPFQELQSWGERMSRLIGTERMPARARGTDEENLSYGTWMPPVDIVEGKDKIQLKVELPGFKEDQVNLTVEDGLLTIRGERKFNRESNEQNYHRIERSYGTFVRSFTLPNSVEQNRIQATFSDGILNIDMPKREETKPKQIPIKAGSAETGSGTGRKKEIDVHKA from the coding sequence ATGAACGGAATGACACGATGGGATCCCTTTCAGGAGCTTCAGAGCTGGGGCGAGCGGATGAGCCGCCTCATCGGCACGGAGCGGATGCCGGCGCGCGCGCGCGGCACCGACGAGGAGAACCTCTCTTACGGGACCTGGATGCCCCCCGTCGACATCGTCGAGGGGAAGGACAAGATCCAGCTCAAGGTCGAGCTCCCCGGATTCAAGGAAGATCAGGTGAACCTCACGGTCGAGGACGGGCTCCTCACGATCCGCGGCGAGCGCAAGTTCAACCGCGAGAGCAACGAGCAGAACTACCACCGGATCGAGCGCTCCTACGGGACGTTCGTGCGGTCCTTCACGCTCCCGAACAGCGTCGAGCAGAACCGGATCCAGGCGACGTTCTCCGACGGGATCCTGAACATCGACATGCCCAAGCGCGAGGAGACGAAGCCGAAACAGATCCCGATCAAGGCCGGAAGCGCCGAGACCGGATCGGGCACGGGACGCAAGAAGGAAATCGACGTCCACAAAGCTTAG
- a CDS encoding trypsin-like peptidase domain-containing protein, which produces MRERRRNPGAAAVAVAALSLASSVFAATPPIRRNAVVAVVEKVSPAVVNISAEQTVRRQPTFFDQFFGEFDAGPRRYKTKSLGSGTIINAGGVILTNDHVVSGASKIIATTKSGQEYECDVVGADQDNDLAVLRIRGAKPGLPTIPMGTSSDLMIGETVIAIGNPFGLSNTVTAGVVSAVGRTVPEENRERVFTDFIQTDASINPGNSGGPLVNVDGQLIGINTAIVGGASGIGFAIPVDRAKRIVDDLLHYGSVRPVWIGVRGRTASSRLAGEGKPVGYRVTHVEPGSPAARAGIAKNDVIVSIDNRPVETKNDLDTILSSVTPGKLITVSVRAGNGARKLPLRVSEPPAGLWARLLRDEVGIQVTPARGALRISRVFRGSPADRAGLAAGDYLVGLNGSDVRSEKEAETILNRDFSRTTLLMTVQRGGWQYTLTFPLA; this is translated from the coding sequence ATGAGAGAACGACGCAGGAATCCCGGGGCGGCGGCCGTCGCGGTCGCCGCCCTTTCTCTTGCTTCTTCGGTGTTCGCGGCCACTCCTCCGATCCGGCGCAACGCCGTCGTCGCGGTCGTCGAGAAGGTCTCCCCCGCCGTCGTGAACATCTCCGCCGAGCAGACGGTGAGGCGGCAGCCGACCTTCTTCGACCAGTTCTTCGGCGAGTTCGACGCCGGCCCGCGCCGCTACAAGACGAAGTCGCTCGGCTCCGGAACGATCATCAACGCGGGCGGCGTCATCCTCACCAACGACCACGTCGTCTCGGGAGCGTCGAAGATCATCGCGACGACCAAGAGCGGCCAGGAATACGAGTGCGACGTCGTGGGAGCCGACCAGGACAACGACCTCGCGGTCCTGCGGATCCGCGGCGCGAAGCCGGGCCTTCCCACGATCCCGATGGGGACCTCCTCGGACCTGATGATCGGCGAGACCGTCATCGCGATCGGGAACCCGTTCGGGCTTTCGAACACCGTGACGGCGGGCGTCGTCTCCGCGGTCGGGCGCACGGTTCCCGAGGAGAACCGGGAGCGGGTCTTCACCGATTTCATCCAGACGGACGCGTCGATCAACCCGGGCAATTCCGGGGGGCCGCTCGTCAACGTCGACGGGCAGCTCATCGGGATCAACACGGCGATCGTCGGCGGCGCCTCGGGGATCGGGTTCGCCATCCCGGTCGACCGCGCGAAGCGGATCGTCGACGATCTCCTGCACTACGGCTCGGTGCGGCCGGTCTGGATCGGCGTCCGGGGGCGCACGGCGTCGTCGCGTTTGGCGGGAGAGGGAAAGCCGGTCGGCTATCGGGTGACGCACGTCGAGCCGGGCTCCCCCGCCGCGCGCGCGGGAATCGCGAAGAACGACGTGATCGTCTCGATCGACAACCGGCCCGTCGAGACGAAGAACGACCTCGACACGATCCTCTCGAGCGTCACGCCCGGAAAGCTCATCACGGTGTCGGTGCGCGCGGGAAACGGCGCCCGGAAGCTTCCGCTGCGCGTGTCGGAGCCGCCGGCGGGGCTCTGGGCGAGGCTCCTGCGCGACGAGGTCGGGATCCAGGTCACGCCCGCGCGGGGCGCCCTTCGAATCAGCCGGGTGTTCCGCGGCTCGCCCGCCGACCGCGCGGGGCTCGCGGCCGGCGACTACCTCGTGGGATTGAACGGCAGCGACGTCCGGAGCGAGAAGGAAGCCGAGACGATCCTGAACCGCGACTTCAGCCGGACGACGCTGTTGATGACTGTCCAGCGCGGCGGCTGGCAGTACACGTTGACGTTTCCCCTCGCTTAG
- a CDS encoding DMT family transporter translates to MNSSTISAEKHSWPAAFALVAVTVVWGTTFIVNAEVLGREPPLGYVASRFVLAALVLNAATLGRAATPRIWRDSIGMGALLALGMGAQIVGQTETSASKTAFITGLSVVLTPVVALVRTRRAPGRTVLAGVALATAGFAMLSWPADGGGVNRGDLMVLACAVLFAVYFVENEVRSPRHDAFLYTARQMIAASATLAAASLWLKLARPALAAASFEAKPFVFDRGFLIAVAYMTLFATIGTFTVQNWAQARLSATRAAVIFALEPVWAAIFAAVILGERLGVRGYAGGALVIAGIVVSEL, encoded by the coding sequence GTGAACTCCTCGACCATTTCGGCCGAAAAGCACTCGTGGCCGGCGGCGTTCGCGCTCGTCGCGGTGACCGTCGTCTGGGGCACGACCTTCATCGTCAACGCCGAAGTGCTCGGGCGGGAGCCGCCGCTCGGGTACGTCGCGTCGCGTTTCGTCCTCGCGGCGCTCGTTTTGAATGCCGCGACGCTCGGCCGGGCGGCCACGCCGCGGATCTGGCGGGACAGCATCGGAATGGGAGCGCTGCTGGCCCTCGGGATGGGCGCCCAGATCGTGGGGCAGACGGAAACTTCCGCGTCGAAGACGGCATTCATCACGGGGCTGTCGGTGGTCCTCACGCCGGTCGTCGCCCTCGTCCGGACGCGCCGGGCTCCCGGGCGGACGGTGCTCGCCGGCGTCGCGCTCGCGACGGCCGGGTTCGCGATGCTCTCGTGGCCGGCCGACGGCGGCGGCGTCAACCGCGGCGACCTGATGGTGCTCGCGTGCGCCGTCCTCTTCGCCGTCTATTTCGTCGAGAACGAGGTGCGGTCTCCGCGCCACGACGCCTTCCTCTACACCGCGCGGCAGATGATCGCCGCGTCGGCGACGCTCGCCGCCGCCTCGCTGTGGCTGAAACTCGCCCGGCCGGCCCTCGCCGCGGCGTCGTTCGAGGCGAAGCCGTTCGTCTTCGACCGCGGCTTCCTGATCGCGGTCGCCTACATGACGCTCTTCGCGACGATCGGGACGTTCACGGTGCAGAACTGGGCGCAGGCCCGGCTCTCGGCGACGCGCGCCGCGGTCATCTTCGCCCTCGAGCCGGTGTGGGCCGCAATCTTCGCGGCGGTGATCCTGGGGGAGCGCCTCGGAGTTCGCGGTTATGCCGGCGGAGCGCTGGTGATCGCGGGGATCGTCGTCTCCGAGTTGTAG
- the gltX gene encoding glutamate--tRNA ligase translates to MSVRVRFAPSPTGSLHVGGARTALYNFLFARHHGGTHVLRIEDTDVERSRTELTDQILRSLEWLRIRWDEGPIHQSDRMDLYRARADALLDSGKAYRCFCTPEELDLDRKKAEAEKRAYQYSKKCRPLDAGDAGRRAGPGEKFVVRLRVGPEPIVVDDLIRGRVEFPAGATDDFVLVRSGGHPLYHFTVCVDDVDMRITHVIRGDDHLANTPKHVALFAALGAPVPQFAHLGMIYGTDRKKLSKRHGAASVEEWRDAGVFPEALVNFLALLGWSPGDDREIMTLEEMIRDFSLDRVGASPSVFDPEKLLWMNSKYLAAMTPAELFLRLDVDGAELPPEPAALAAIELHRERSRTLTELRASLADYTADPSEYDAAGLKKNVGPDTPSLLASLAERFSALADFRKEALEATLRELAAEKGTSAGKLIHPLRLAATGKTVGAPLFDVLELLGKETALRRIEAFLRKIEVAV, encoded by the coding sequence ATGAGCGTTCGCGTCCGCTTCGCCCCGTCCCCCACGGGAAGCCTCCACGTCGGCGGCGCGCGCACGGCGCTCTACAACTTCCTCTTCGCACGGCACCACGGCGGGACGCACGTCCTGCGGATCGAGGACACGGACGTCGAGCGCTCGCGGACCGAGCTGACGGACCAGATTCTTCGGTCGCTCGAATGGCTGAGAATCCGCTGGGACGAAGGGCCGATTCACCAGTCGGACCGGATGGACCTCTATCGCGCGCGCGCCGACGCGCTGCTCGACTCGGGCAAGGCTTACCGCTGCTTCTGCACGCCCGAGGAGCTCGACCTCGATCGGAAGAAGGCCGAAGCGGAGAAGCGCGCCTACCAGTATTCGAAGAAATGCCGGCCGCTCGACGCGGGAGACGCCGGACGCCGCGCCGGCCCGGGGGAGAAATTCGTCGTCCGCCTCCGCGTCGGCCCCGAGCCGATCGTCGTCGACGACCTGATCCGGGGCCGCGTCGAGTTCCCCGCCGGGGCGACGGACGATTTCGTCCTCGTCCGTTCCGGCGGCCATCCCCTCTATCACTTCACGGTCTGCGTCGACGACGTCGACATGAGGATCACGCACGTCATCCGCGGCGACGACCACCTCGCCAACACCCCCAAGCACGTCGCGCTCTTCGCGGCTCTCGGCGCGCCGGTCCCGCAGTTCGCGCATCTCGGGATGATCTACGGGACGGACCGGAAGAAATTGTCCAAGCGCCACGGCGCCGCGTCCGTCGAGGAGTGGCGCGACGCCGGCGTCTTCCCGGAGGCTCTCGTCAACTTCCTGGCGCTCCTCGGATGGTCGCCGGGAGACGACCGGGAAATCATGACGCTGGAAGAGATGATCCGGGACTTCTCGCTCGACCGCGTCGGAGCGTCCCCGTCCGTTTTCGACCCGGAGAAACTCCTCTGGATGAACTCGAAGTATCTCGCCGCGATGACGCCGGCCGAGCTCTTCCTGCGTCTCGACGTGGACGGAGCCGAGCTCCCCCCCGAGCCGGCCGCGCTCGCCGCGATCGAGCTCCACCGCGAGCGCTCGCGCACGCTGACGGAGCTCCGCGCGAGCCTCGCCGACTACACGGCCGATCCCTCCGAATACGACGCGGCCGGGCTGAAGAAGAACGTCGGTCCCGACACGCCGTCGCTCCTCGCGTCGCTCGCCGAGCGATTCTCGGCCCTCGCCGACTTCCGGAAGGAGGCGCTCGAGGCCACGCTCCGCGAGCTCGCGGCGGAGAAGGGGACGTCCGCCGGCAAGCTCATCCACCCGCTGCGGCTCGCGGCGACGGGAAAGACCGTCGGCGCTCCCCTCTTCGACGTGCTGGAGCTCCTGGGGAAGGAAACGGCCCTGCGGAGGATCGAAGCGTTCCTCAGGAAGATCGAAGTCGCCGTCTGA
- a CDS encoding alcohol dehydrogenase catalytic domain-containing protein, producing the protein MRAVRLTSPGARLRDEERAVPEPAPGEIVIEIRAAGICHTDAHYRRDPGRARLPVTPGHEIAGVVVEKAAGVELPSPGDRVAVHYLVGCGACADCRAGRERFCPRAEMIGKERDGGYAEMIAIPAENAIPVPDGVSFDEAAVMMCSSATALHALRLAEIRPGESVLVSGFGGLGASAVQLAGVLGAGAVIVSDVVPAKLSAARDFGAHPLDASAADFAESVAGAAGGRGPDVALDFAGTPASRSAALRALAPGGRLVIVALDARPFSFDPYRDVLSRERRIIGCSDHTRADLRDLMEFAAAGKIDPSRAITRRVPLEAAAIDRVLDELEAGTGHLRSVILPAG; encoded by the coding sequence ATGCGCGCCGTCCGCCTGACGTCTCCGGGAGCGCGTCTGCGCGACGAAGAGCGGGCCGTCCCCGAACCGGCGCCCGGAGAGATCGTGATCGAGATCCGCGCCGCCGGCATCTGCCACACGGACGCCCATTACCGGAGGGACCCGGGCCGCGCGCGGCTTCCCGTGACTCCCGGCCACGAGATCGCCGGGGTGGTCGTCGAGAAAGCGGCGGGCGTCGAGCTCCCCTCGCCCGGCGACCGCGTCGCCGTCCATTACCTCGTCGGATGCGGAGCCTGCGCGGACTGCCGCGCGGGGCGGGAACGCTTCTGCCCGCGCGCCGAGATGATCGGCAAGGAGCGGGACGGGGGCTACGCGGAGATGATCGCCATCCCCGCGGAAAACGCGATCCCGGTCCCGGACGGCGTTTCGTTCGACGAGGCGGCCGTCATGATGTGCTCGTCGGCGACCGCGCTCCATGCGCTCCGGCTCGCGGAGATTCGACCCGGAGAGAGCGTGCTGGTTTCGGGATTCGGAGGGCTCGGAGCATCCGCGGTGCAGCTGGCGGGCGTCCTGGGAGCGGGGGCGGTCATCGTGTCCGACGTCGTTCCCGCGAAACTTTCGGCCGCGCGGGACTTCGGCGCCCACCCTCTCGACGCGTCGGCCGCGGACTTTGCCGAGTCGGTTGCCGGCGCGGCCGGAGGCCGGGGACCCGACGTCGCCCTCGACTTCGCCGGTACGCCCGCGTCGCGGTCCGCCGCCCTGCGCGCGCTCGCCCCGGGCGGAAGACTCGTGATCGTCGCTCTCGACGCGCGCCCCTTTTCCTTCGATCCCTACCGGGACGTCCTCTCGCGCGAGCGGCGGATCATCGGATGCTCCGACCACACGCGCGCGGACCTGCGCGACCTGATGGAATTCGCGGCCGCGGGGAAGATCGACCCGTCGCGGGCCATCACGCGCCGCGTTCCGCTCGAGGCTGCGGCAATCGATCGCGTCCTCGACGAGCTCGAGGCGGGGACGGGGCACCTTCGGTCCGTCATTCTTCCCGCCGGCTGA
- a CDS encoding short chain dehydrogenase, with product MRVLVVGATGTIGRAVVAALEDRHEVLPVAHRSGPLTVDLQDSSSIVRLYEKVGRVDAVVCAAGATRFRPLSELSEEDFRFTLHHKLLGQINMVRLGIRFVADRGSFALTSGTLARRPSPGGAAISVANAGVEAFVAAAALELPRGIRINAVSPGWVAETLRRMGHRAEGGTPAAAVARAFVEAIEGDATGAVIEPGGA from the coding sequence GTGAGAGTCCTCGTCGTCGGCGCCACGGGCACGATCGGCCGCGCCGTCGTGGCGGCATTGGAAGATCGTCACGAGGTCCTTCCGGTCGCCCACCGCAGCGGCCCGTTGACCGTCGATCTTCAGGATTCTTCCTCGATCGTCCGCCTCTACGAAAAGGTCGGCCGGGTCGACGCCGTCGTCTGCGCGGCCGGCGCGACCAGGTTCCGGCCGCTCTCCGAGCTGTCGGAGGAAGACTTCCGGTTCACGCTTCATCACAAGCTGCTCGGGCAGATCAACATGGTCCGTCTCGGGATCCGCTTCGTCGCGGATCGCGGATCGTTCGCGCTGACGTCGGGGACGCTCGCGCGCCGCCCGTCTCCCGGCGGGGCTGCGATCTCGGTCGCCAATGCCGGAGTCGAGGCCTTCGTCGCCGCGGCAGCGCTCGAGCTCCCGCGCGGGATCCGGATCAACGCCGTCTCCCCCGGGTGGGTCGCCGAGACGCTGAGGAGGATGGGGCATCGGGCGGAGGGAGGCACGCCGGCAGCCGCGGTCGCGCGGGCGTTCGTCGAGGCGATCGAAGGGGACGCGACGGGCGCCGTGATCGAACCCGGCGGCGCGTAG
- a CDS encoding protein kinase, whose translation MTLGPGMKVGPYEIVAALGSGGMGEVYRARDPRLGREVALKVLPEEFSEDRERLARFEQEARAASALNHPGIVVVHEIGTADGRAFIAMELVEGRTLRGLLEDGPVGIRKLLDVSTQLAEALAKAHDSGIVHRDLKPENVIVSKDGYVKVLDFGLARQTGRRGSDSSELPTQTGTAPGTVMGTVGYMSPEQAVGRPVDFRSDQFSFGSMVYEMATGKRAFERGSSAETLTAIIREEPEPISAVTTRVPAPLRWIVERCLAKDAEDRFASTKDLARDLKSLRDHLTETSASLQAGVGGAIPIGRVRSLRRRAIAATTAALLLAAALAVALFLPRKPSPGPVFRRLTFQRGAIWGARFTPDGGSIVYGAAWDGQPSHLYAVRADNLLSSPLDLPAAFLLGISSQSELALARDPIQVTTLQIQGTLGRAPLSGGSPRDIESGVSFADWSPDGKGLAVVRDVGGHADLFYPDDHLLYASQGWVSHPRFSPDGKWIAFLDHASAGDGGSVVLVPVDGRNPKTLASGFSTVQGLAWRPDGKEIWFTGTSEGNARSLCAVTPGGRMRVIHRVPATLTLYDIAKDGRALVEQEDQRASAFAMAPGETRERDLSGLDWSGLNGLSMDGKLVVFDETGEGGGQSGSLYIRKTDGSAPILLGPGGAGGFSSDSAWAAGYGLDATKISLFPTAAGKPRVVQTSLVNVSSPQFVSGSMRLVVRGAEKGHGPRYFVVDSQTGATRPISDEGIPFTSYTPTSPDGKRMLGLAADFRPAIYSMTGGAPVPVPGSAPREYPAGWSTDGRAVYVYLRGGSSAPVYRVDLATGKRELWKTINAPDSAGITGIAPVIVVMDGKSYAYGVTRILSTLYLVDGLK comes from the coding sequence ATGACGCTCGGTCCCGGCATGAAGGTCGGCCCGTACGAGATCGTCGCGGCCCTCGGGTCGGGCGGCATGGGGGAGGTCTATCGGGCGCGGGACCCGCGGCTCGGCCGCGAGGTCGCGCTCAAAGTGCTTCCGGAGGAATTTTCCGAGGACCGCGAGCGGCTCGCCCGGTTCGAGCAGGAAGCGCGAGCCGCCTCCGCCTTGAACCACCCCGGCATCGTCGTCGTCCACGAGATCGGGACCGCCGACGGCCGGGCGTTCATCGCCATGGAGCTCGTCGAAGGACGGACGCTGCGGGGGCTCCTCGAGGACGGCCCCGTCGGGATCCGCAAGCTCCTCGACGTCTCGACCCAGCTCGCCGAGGCGCTCGCGAAGGCGCACGACTCCGGGATCGTCCACCGGGATTTGAAGCCCGAGAACGTCATCGTCTCGAAGGACGGCTACGTCAAGGTCCTCGACTTCGGGCTCGCGCGGCAGACGGGCCGGCGCGGATCAGATTCCTCCGAGCTCCCGACGCAGACGGGCACGGCTCCCGGAACGGTGATGGGCACCGTCGGCTACATGTCGCCGGAGCAAGCCGTGGGCCGTCCCGTCGACTTCCGTTCCGACCAGTTCTCGTTCGGGTCGATGGTCTACGAGATGGCGACCGGGAAGCGCGCGTTCGAGCGAGGGAGCTCCGCCGAGACGCTGACGGCGATCATCCGCGAGGAGCCGGAGCCCATCTCCGCCGTCACCACGCGTGTCCCCGCGCCGCTCCGGTGGATCGTCGAGCGCTGCCTCGCCAAGGACGCCGAAGACCGTTTCGCATCGACGAAGGACCTCGCGCGGGACTTGAAAAGCCTCCGCGACCATCTGACGGAAACGTCGGCGTCGCTCCAGGCCGGTGTGGGCGGCGCCATTCCGATCGGCCGGGTCCGGAGCCTCCGGCGGCGCGCGATCGCCGCGACGACTGCCGCGCTGCTCCTCGCGGCCGCGCTCGCTGTCGCTCTTTTCCTTCCTCGAAAACCTTCGCCCGGTCCGGTCTTCCGGCGACTCACGTTCCAGCGCGGCGCGATCTGGGGAGCGCGGTTCACGCCCGACGGGGGTTCGATCGTCTACGGCGCCGCGTGGGACGGACAGCCCTCCCACCTGTACGCCGTGCGGGCGGACAACCTGCTGTCGTCGCCTCTCGACCTTCCGGCGGCATTTCTCCTGGGAATCTCCTCGCAGAGCGAGCTCGCTCTCGCGCGCGATCCGATCCAGGTCACGACACTCCAGATCCAGGGGACGCTCGGGAGAGCTCCGCTCTCCGGCGGCTCGCCGCGGGACATCGAATCCGGGGTTTCCTTCGCCGACTGGTCGCCGGACGGCAAGGGGCTCGCCGTCGTCCGGGACGTCGGCGGGCACGCGGACCTCTTCTATCCCGACGATCATCTCCTCTACGCATCGCAGGGGTGGGTGAGCCATCCGCGGTTCTCGCCCGACGGAAAGTGGATCGCATTCCTCGACCACGCGTCGGCGGGAGACGGCGGCTCGGTCGTCCTCGTCCCGGTCGACGGGCGGAACCCGAAGACGCTCGCCTCCGGCTTCTCGACCGTGCAGGGGCTCGCCTGGCGGCCCGACGGCAAGGAGATCTGGTTCACCGGAACGTCGGAAGGAAACGCGCGGTCGCTCTGCGCGGTCACACCCGGCGGCCGCATGCGGGTGATCCACCGCGTTCCCGCGACCCTGACGCTGTATGACATCGCGAAAGACGGCCGGGCTCTCGTCGAGCAGGAGGACCAGCGCGCGAGCGCGTTCGCCATGGCGCCCGGGGAAACCCGGGAGAGGGACCTCTCGGGTCTCGACTGGAGCGGCCTGAACGGGCTTTCGATGGACGGGAAGCTCGTGGTCTTCGACGAGACGGGGGAGGGCGGCGGCCAGAGCGGGTCGCTCTACATCCGGAAGACGGACGGCTCCGCGCCCATCCTGCTGGGGCCCGGCGGCGCGGGAGGGTTCTCCTCGGATTCCGCCTGGGCGGCGGGATACGGTCTCGACGCCACGAAGATCTCGCTGTTCCCGACGGCCGCGGGGAAGCCGCGCGTCGTCCAGACTTCGCTCGTCAACGTCAGCTCCCCGCAGTTCGTCTCCGGCTCGATGCGGCTCGTGGTGCGGGGGGCCGAGAAAGGGCACGGCCCTCGATATTTCGTCGTGGACTCTCAGACCGGCGCGACCCGCCCGATCAGCGACGAGGGAATTCCGTTCACGAGCTATACGCCCACGTCGCCCGACGGCAAACGGATGCTCGGTCTCGCCGCCGACTTTCGCCCGGCGATCTATTCGATGACGGGAGGAGCCCCGGTTCCCGTCCCCGGGTCGGCGCCCCGCGAGTATCCGGCGGGGTGGTCGACCGACGGACGGGCGGTCTACGTCTATCTCCGCGGAGGAAGCTCGGCTCCCGTCTACCGTGTGGACCTCGCGACCGGAAAGCGCGAGCTCTGGAAGACGATCAACGCACCCGATTCGGCCGGAATCACCGGGATCGCGCCGGTCATCGTCGTCATGGACGGGAAGTCGTATGCCTACGGCGTGACCCGGATCCTCTCGACCCTGTACCTCGTCGACGGCCTGAAGTGA
- a CDS encoding stress response translation initiation inhibitor YciH, whose translation MKRSDETVYYSGPGGSGNRCPRCGWPAGSCACAKKEDVAAVLAQQRVRVSRTSAGRAGKTITLVTGVEGGEKVLAALAKELKARCGAGGTVKDGAIEIQGDHVETVLGLLAADGYRPKKSGG comes from the coding sequence ATGAAACGCTCCGATGAAACCGTGTATTATTCCGGCCCCGGGGGTAGCGGCAACCGGTGTCCTCGGTGCGGCTGGCCGGCCGGCTCGTGCGCGTGCGCGAAGAAAGAGGACGTCGCCGCTGTGCTCGCACAGCAGCGCGTCCGCGTCTCCCGGACGTCGGCGGGGCGAGCGGGCAAGACGATCACGCTCGTGACCGGCGTCGAAGGGGGCGAGAAGGTCCTGGCGGCGCTGGCGAAAGAGCTCAAGGCGCGGTGCGGCGCGGGCGGGACCGTCAAGGACGGAGCGATCGAGATCCAGGGCGACCACGTCGAGACGGTGCTCGGGTTGCTGGCTGCCGACGGATACCGCCCGAAAAAGTCCGGCGGGTAA